The following are from one region of the Vitis riparia cultivar Riparia Gloire de Montpellier isolate 1030 chromosome 9, EGFV_Vit.rip_1.0, whole genome shotgun sequence genome:
- the LOC117921975 gene encoding coatomer subunit beta-1-like, protein MERSCSLLIHFDKATPAMANEIKQALESNDFDAKIDAMKKAILMILNGESIPQLFITIIRYVLPSEDHIIQRLLLLYLETLKKTDSTGRMLPEMILVIQNLRNNLQHPNEYSRGVCLRFLCRVAEPELIEPLVPSIIGNLEHRHPFVRRNAVLAVMSIYGLPHGEQLLDHAPELIQQLLVSELDASVKRNAFLMLFNCAQFKAVDYVFSNIDRVPDWDEQMQMVVLELIKKVCRTNKDEKGKYIKIIISLLNSPLTAVIYECANTLMSLSSAPTAIRAAANTYCQLLLSQSDNNVKLIVLDRLNELKSLHRGVMVEMIMDVLRALSSPSLDIRRKTNDIALDLITPKNVDEVVLVLKKEVVKTQSVELEKNGEYRQMLIQGIHSCAIKFPEVASTVVLLLMDFLGDNNVASAIDVIVFVREIIETNPKLRVSIITRLLDTFYQIRAARVCSCALWILGEYCLSIPEVESGIETIKQCLGELPFFTASEEGDAPNALKSSQQVNSITVSSRRPAILADGTYATQSAAIETTLSPQTLVQGSLALVGNLRSLILSGDFFLGAVVACTLTKLVLRLEDVQELKTEVNKLSTEVLLIMVSMLQLGQSSYFPHPIDNDSYDRIVLCIRLLCNTGDEIRKIWLQSCRQSFVKMLADKQFRETEEIKAKAQISHAQPDDLIDFYHLKSRKGMSQLELEDEVQDDLKRATGGFTKDGDDVNKLNRILQLTGFSDPVYAEAYVTVHHYDIVLDVTIINRTKLTLQNLCLELATMGDLKLVEHPQNYSLAPRSSKQIKANIKVSSTETGVIFGNIVYETSNVLERNVIVLNDIHIDIMDYISPASCADVAFRTMWAEFEWENKVAVNTIIEEEKEFLDHIIKSTNMKCLTPLSALDGECGFLAANLYAKSVFGEDALVNVSIEKQANSKITGFIRIRSKTQGIALSLGDKITLKQKGSS, encoded by the exons ATGGAGAGATCGTGCAGTCTCCTCATCCACTTCGACAAGGCCACGCCCGCCATGGCCAACGAGATCAAACAGGCCTTGGAATCCAACGACTTCGACGCCAAAATCGACGCTATGAAGAAAGCCATTTTGATGATCCTCAACGGAGAATCTATTCCCCAActcttcatcaccatcatcCGCTACGTCCTCCCATCGGAGGACCACATCATCCAAAGGCTCCTCTTGCTCTATCTCGAAACCCTAAAAAAGACAGACTCCACCGGCCGGATGCTTCCGGAGATGATCCTCGTGATTCAGAACCTCCGCAACAACCTCCAGCACCCTAACGAGTACAGCCGCGGCGTCTGCCTCCGCTTCCTGTGCCGCGTCGCCGAGCCCGAGCTCATCGAGCCTCTGGTACCCTCAATCATCGGAAACCTTGAGCACCGCCACCCCTTTGTTCGGCGGAACGCGGTGCTCGCGGTTATGTCGATCTATGGCCTCCCTCATGGCGAGCAGTTGCTGGATCACGCTCCCGAGCTGATCCAGCAGCTGCTGGTGTCGGAGCTGGACGCTTCCGTTAAGCGGAATGCGTTCTTGATGTTGTTTAATTGTGCACAATTTAAGGCTGTTGATTATGTTTTCAGTAATATTGATAGGGTTCCGGATTGGGATGAGCAGATGCAGATGGTGGTGTTGGAATTGATTAAGAAGGTTTGTAGGACAAATAAGGATGAAAAGGGGAAGTACATTAAGATAATTATATCTTTGTTGAACTCGCCCTTGACTGCGGTTATATACGAGTGTGCAAATACTCTAATGTCCTTGTCATCTGCCCCGACTGCCATTAGGGCTGCGGCAAACACATACTGTCAGCTGTTGCTGTCACAGAGTGATAACAATGTTAAGCTTATTGTGTTAGATAGGCTCAATGAGCTTAAGTCTTTGCATAGGGGGGTCATGGTTGAGATGATTATGGATGTGCTTAGGGCCTTATCGAGTCCAAGTCTTGATATTAGGAGGAAAACAAATGATATTGCGCTTGATTTGATAACCCCGAAGAATGTTGATGAGGTTGTGCTTGTGCTGAAGAAGGAGGTGGTGAAGACACAGAGTGTTGAGCTTGAGAAGAATGGGGAGTATAGGCAAATGCTTATACAAGGGATACATTCTTGTGCGATTAAGTTCCCAGAGGTGGCGAGCACGGTTGTTCTTCTTTTGATGGATTTCTTGGGGGACAACAATGTTGCTTCTGCCATAGATGTGATTGTTTTTGTGCGTGAGATTATTGAAACAAATCCAAAGTTACGGGTATCGATAATAACGAGGCTTTTGGACACTTTTTACCAGATCCGTGCTGCTAGGGTGTGTTCTTGTGCTCTTTGGATCCTTGGAGAGTACTGCCTCTCTATTCCGGAAGTTGAGAGTGGAATTGAGACAATTAAGCAGTGTCTTGGGGAGCTCCCATTCTTCACGGCTAGTGAGGAAGGAGATGCACCCAATGCTCTGAAGAGTTCTCAACAGGTGAACTCTATTACTGTATCTTCTAGACGTCCTGCCATTCTTGCAGATGGGACCTATGCCACACAGAGTGCAGCCATAGAAACTACCTTGTCACCACAAACCCTTGTTCAAGGATCATTGGCTTTGGTTGGAAACTTGAGATCATTGATTCTTTCAGGCGACTTTTTCCTCGGGGCAGTTGTTGCTTGCACACTGACAAAGCTTGTTTTGCGATTGGAAGATGTTCAGGAATTGAAAACTGAAGTGAACAAATTATCTACAGAAGTCTTATTGATCATGGTTTCTATGCTGCAACTGGGTCAGTCCTCGTATTTCCCACACCCAATCGACAATGATTCTTATGATAGGATTGTCCTTTGTATCAGATTGTTATGTAACACTGGTGATGAGATTAGGAAGATATGGCTGCAGTCTTGCCGACAGAGTTTTGTTAAAATGCTGGCTGATAAGCAGTTTcgtgaaacagaggaaattaAAGCAAAGGCTCAAATTTCCCATGCACAGCCAGATGATCTTATTGACTTCTATCATCTGAAAAGCAGGAag GGTATGAGCCAGCTTGAATTGGAAGATGAGGTGCAAGATGATCTCAAACGTGCTACTGGAGGGTTCACAAAGGATGGAGATGATGTAAATAAACTTAATCGCATTCTTCAGCTCACAGGATTCAGTGACCCTGTCTATGCTGAAGCGTATGTAACAGTTCATCATTATGACATTGTCCTTGATGTTACCATCATCAATCGAACCAAGCTGACCCTCCAGAATTTGTGCTTGGAGTTGGCAACCATGGGTGATCTCAAACTTGTGGAGCACCCACAAAACTATTCATTAGCTCCCCGATCAAGCAAGCAGATTAAGGCAAATATTAAGGTTTCTTCAACTGAAACAGGAGTCATATTTGGTAACATTGTTTACGAGACTTCAAATGTGCTTGAACGAAATGTTATTGTCCTCAATGACATCCATATTGATATAATGGATTACATTTCTCCGGCATCCTGTGCTGATGTGGCATTTAGAACCATGTGGGCTGAGTTTGAGTGGGAAAACAAG GTTGCTGTAAACACTATTattgaagaagagaaagaatttTTGGACCATATAATCAAGTCAACTAACATGAAGTGCCTTACTCCACT CTCGGCATTAGATGGGGAGTGTGGGTTCCTTGCGGCAAACCTATATGCAAAGAGCGTATTTGGAGAGGATGCTTTAGTAAATGTGAGCATTGAGAAACAAGCCAATAGCAAAATAACTGGATTCATCAGAATACGAAGTAAAACTCAAGGAATTGCTCTCAGTCTCGGGgataaaatcactctcaaacagAAGGGAAGCAGTTGA